In Rutidosis leptorrhynchoides isolate AG116_Rl617_1_P2 chromosome 2, CSIRO_AGI_Rlap_v1, whole genome shotgun sequence, one genomic interval encodes:
- the LOC139892080 gene encoding F-box/kelch-repeat protein At3g06240-like, with the protein MSDPISTQNHLPSDLVKAILLLLPPKSLGRFKSVSKPWCSFISSHNFIRTHTLNYTETNPNPDPTHMILVPEDGEFLCSVGIKQLNTQTSPETLTAKRLNLNFQGQWAEIQGSCNGLVLANDIHDNLYLVNPTTRKSRKVPDSGVESSFGIYGFGYDSSKDDYRVISISYKPVSDSDSNLNCTSQVYSLRNNSWNKLPNFPHKLHDHLCPGVLLNNKLHWVVRNTLSTMTIASFCLADEEFHEIELPDSFKCIRAASTKLCAVGGKLVVVRCDQFHYELWVMKEYGVPNSWTELCVIYNFIDLDCELFAQVNNHDILLGNSSNGIVIHNMDEGRSTSVTVQGYPGEFMVAGTYVESLESLERFR; encoded by the coding sequence ATGTCGGACCCAATTTCCACCCAAAACCACCTTCCATCGGACCTTGTCAAAGCAATTCTACTTTTATTACCACCTAAATCCCTAGGCCGTTTTAAATCCGTTTCAAAACCATGGTGCTCCTTTATTTCAAGTCACAATTTTATCAGAACACATACCCTTAACTACACCGAAACCAACCCCAATCCTGACCCAACCCACATGATTTTAGTTCCCGAAGATGGCGAATTCCTCTGCTCAGTCGGTATAAAACAACTCAATACCCAAACCTCACCTGAAACCCTAACTGCTAAACGCTTGAATCTGAATTTCCAGGGACAATGGGCTGAGATACAAGGGTCTTGCAACGGGCTTGTTTTAGCCAACGATATACATGATAACCTCTATCTTGTCAATCCAACCACTCGAAAGTCAAGAAAAGTTCCAGATTCTGGTGTAGAAAGTTCTTTTGGAATATATGGATTTGGTTATGATTCTTCTAAAGATGATTATAGAGTAATCTCCATATCTTATAAACCCGTTTCAGATTCAGATTCGAATCTTAATTGCACATCACAAGTGTATAGTTTACGTAACAATTCATGGAACAAGTTGCCTAATTTCCCTCACAAACTACATGATCATCTATGTCCAGGGGTACTCCTAAACAATAAACTTCACTGGGTAGTAAGAAACACACTCTCTACAATGACTATTGCTTCCTTTTGTTTAGCTGACGAAGAATTTCATGAAATCGAGTTGCCTGATTCATTTAAGTGTATTCGAGCTGCGAGTACCAAGCTTTGTGCTGTTGGTGGGAAATTAGTTGTTGTTCGCTGTGATCAATTTCATTATGAATTATGGGTGATGAAGGAGTATGGGGTTCCTAATTCTTGGACGGAACTTTGTGTCATTTATAATTTCATAGATCTGGATTGTGAGTTATTTGCTCAAGTCAACAATCATGATATTTTGTTGGGTAATAGTTCAAATGGAATTGTTATACACAATATGGATGAAGGAAGATCCACAAGTGTAACAGTTCAAGGGTACCCAGGAGAATTCATGGTTGCTGGTACGTATGTTGAAAGCCTTGAATCACTTGAACGTTTCCGTTAG
- the LOC139889009 gene encoding F-box/kelch-repeat protein At3g06240-like, with product MSALNHLPPNLIETILPLLPPKSLGRFKSVSKHWYSLISSPNFIKTHIREYTKNNPNPNPTHLILVPNYSDYPLYSLDIKLLNTQTTPTTVAAKRMNLPKSCFEILGSCNGFILANDRYGNLRLVNPVVGKPLKVSGGKSIDGTFGFDYDSSTDDYKVISISCKGVSQSDPNSKFSSVYSLRNNSWKILPNSSYQQHKHHSLRPGVLVNNNLHWIVRSSHSTLTIAAFNLANEEFHEIEFPDSIDYDGDKWYQLHSLGGKLVADLWDEMYFDEGVSELRVMEEYGDPKSWTKLCIFNDHRYPDYESFAQIGNRNILLGISNEEEINEIIVYNMDKRRCTHVTVEGCQEGFEYYGTYVESLESLERFR from the coding sequence ATGTCTGCCCTAAACCACCTCCCACCGAACCTCATCGAAACAATTCTCCCTCTTCTGCCACCTAAATCCCTAGGCCGTTTCAAATCAGTTTCAAAACATTGGTACTCACTCATTTccagtcccaattttatcaaaaccCATATTCGTGAATACACCAAAAACAACCCCAATCCTAACCCCACACACCTAATTTTAGTTCCTAACTATAGTGATTATCCGCTCTACTCACTCGATATTAAACTACTCAACACCCAAACCACTCCCACCACCGTAGCTGCTAAACGCATGAATTTACCAAAATCATGCTTTGAGATACTAGGGTCTTGCAACGGGTTTATTTTAGCCAATGATCGTTATGGTAACCTACGTTTAGTTAATCCAGTCGTAGGAAAGCCCTTGAAAGTTTCGGGTGGAAAAAGTATTGATGGAACATTTGGATTTGATTATGATTCATCAACTGATGATTATAAAGTGATCTCCATTTCTTGTAAGGGCGTTTCTCAGTCTGATCCTAATTCCAAATTTTCAAGCGTGTATAGTTTACGTAACAATTCGTGGAAAATTTTGCCTAATTCCTCTTACCAACAACATAAGCATCATAGTCTACGTCCAGGGGTACTCGTAAACAATAATCTTCACTGGATAGTGAGAAGCAGTCACTCAACATTGACTATTGCTGCTTTTAACTTAGCTAATGAAGAATTTCATGAGATCGAGTTTCCTGATTCAATTGATTATGACGGAGATAAGTGGTACCAGCTTCATTCTCTTGGTGGGAAATTAGTTGCTGATCTGTGGGATGAGATGTATTTTGATGAAGGTGTTAGTGAATTGCGGGTGATGGAGGAGTATGGGGATCCTAAGTCTTGGACCAAACTTTGCATCTTTAATGACCACCGGTATCCAGATTATGAGAGCTTTGCTCAAATTGGTAATAGGAATATTTTGTTAGGTATTAGCAATGAGGAGGAAATTAATGAAATTATTGTATACAATATGGACAAAAGAAGATGCACACATGTAACAGTAGAAGGGTGCCAAGAAGGATTCGAGTATTATGGTACATATGTTGAAAGCCTTGAATCACTTGAACGTTTCCGTTAG